A window of Magallana gigas chromosome 8, xbMagGiga1.1, whole genome shotgun sequence genomic DNA:
gttcatacatgtacatcgtaACGGCCACAATTaaaatttacgaaaaaaatGGATGTTCCTATGTCGAGAATTCTCAAAACTCTTTCAAGAAGACATTcttgtgaaaaaatatttagtttacAAAACTTTGGATATGCTGCTTTGCAGTGgtagaaatataaaaaagatacaatatAGTGGGGGACAAGTTCTCAATAGGTAGAATatcttattttataattttttagtcTCTggaacatttttatcaaaatacgcTGTAAAGTTTGACATAATTCCAAAAGTgatattgacaaaaaataagtttaaatattAACCTACACCTTTGGTCAGGAAGGAGTCTTACAACAGGTGTGTAAAGAACTCAATTCTACAAAATATctgattttcaacatttttgttaTTGTAGGCAATATAagctttaaaaattcaaactaataaattcttatttttctcaaaattgttgaaaattatttcaaaagtagTCTTTTTGGACAATATGACAATTTCCAAATACAACTACATTAGAGAACAGCCATATGTAGGTGGAATGGGAGTCGAAGTTGCTTGTTCCTCTTCAACTTCTACTTTATGTAGTTTTACAACTTTCAAACAAGGATCACAAAGCTGAAGCATATAAAGGTTTCGTAAAAGTAGGATACAAtgcatgtaataaaacaaaagacttCAGTTCGGAGGAATTTACACTGAGACAATTTTACATTATCTAAATTATGTGTTTATAAGAAAGCTTATTGTGTATCactaattcaaaaaaaaaaattgtttaatctaaattaaaatgatcaaattgataaaaaaaaattgactcaaaCCTAGATTTGTGTACCTTTGTCaaaaattctaatatttcaACATCTCTTGAATCTGGGTTTTGACCTTCATGGTAATTTTTGCatatcagaatttttttaacatcgaTGCTGATTTCCTCAGCTATatctttcttcttcttttccAATTTTTTCTGATCATTGCATTTATCACTTTTTGTCAACACCGCAAAAACTgggaattctaaaaaaaaaaaaaattttagttttttaatgtattaacCCGGATTATCTTGGGTAAAAATAAGACATGTCTTGATAAAAAGTTGTTTAacagaataaaaaaacaatttacgtCTTGTTCTTTTGTTGGATTCTTTGTAAATCTCATCAAGCAGGGTGTGTTGAATTTTATCATCTTCCAATGATACGACAATAACAATTATGTCTATGACAAGCGACTCGTCTTCCGGTATTTCCTTAATTTTCTTTCCTTCTTTCAATTTCATGCCCAAATCCAAAAGATCGGTGTCTTCTGATAGTTTACCGTTGAGAATCAGATTCATAATCTGGCTGTTCACTGTATCCACTTCAAATGGATTTGAGAGCTGAACATCTAGTCCGATGATGTCGATAAAATTTGGAAGATTTAGTGCTCTATCCTCTTCTTTTTCAGGGTTCCAATACTCTTCGCGAAATATTctagtaaaaataaaagaaaaccacAAATCAATGCACTGTTTTTCGACTTTTTTCTCGCACTTCAAAGAAATGTAATtactagagagagagagagagagagagagagagagagagagagagagagagaggggtgtATGTGCTATCAAAAGATTTAAGTACTGGTCCCTTACTTGTGTAATCTAGTAGTGCAGTGCAGATTACCGGAGCCAATGTCTGCATAATATCTGTATCTCCCCGTCAATGCTGTGATGACGGTGTTTATGAACGATGATTTACCAGTACCATATTCGCCTAGTAAAAGCACATTCTTCGGTTTTTTAATTTCGTTTAGATTAGCTTTCAGTTCATTCCAAACTTCGTTCCTTCTTTCGTCTTCTGGAATTTTTTCAACAATCATGTTAGAGTATTCACCTAAAACACACTTCATCATTTTACTGGTCATTATTTTATCGTACAATGATGTCTCTAAAAGAAGTAAAAATGTTATTACCAAACCAGGTATAATTTTGTGGAGCTGATAAACTAGTAAATACTTTTTGTTTGTTGTACAATACGAAattgaacaataaaataaatagattgTATGAATATAAAGTCAAACTATTCTAAGGATTTATCATATACTCTACGTACTTTCAATCGGTTCATTGATAGTGCTAAATAAGACTACtctattttttaagaaaaaatgtctctGGGTAAgccatgaaatttttttctctctcagatAATAACTATACAAAATTGATATGTAGGCAATGGCCTGTGATTTTCATGATGTTTGCATATTTAGATACACACGAAATTAACAAAAAGCTGACATTCAAAGAAAGTACAATCCTGGAGAGAAAACCAGTTCTGCGAGGTTTAGAGATTATTGGGGATTCTTAGGGTCAGCAAcgcttacatgtaaatataaaatacatgcatcCTGATATATTGGAGGTATGAcggaaaaaaaagatttgacaGAATAACTGAGTCAAATTGACTTGTGTGAAGACGCAATACTCCACTTAATACTCTATCGTAGAATAGATGTAGCCATAATTATGGTAAGAGATtgcaatgtaaaatattttatttaaaacgtGTCAATGAACGAATAATGACACGAAGATTCAACTCCACATTTTTCAAACTGACTACATAAGTCTACTCTGTACCAACAGTGGATTTAGACGATAAAACTAAAGTCTCTTTCTATGAATACCTAAAAAGTATTTTAGACAAAACaccataaaaatagaatataagCAACCAAGATAGAGAAAAACGTGAGCAAGGACTAGGTAAATTCAACAACAGTGAA
This region includes:
- the LOC105335775 gene encoding uncharacterized protein; this translates as MAEDERRNEVWNELKANLNEIKKPKNVLLLGEYGTGKSSFINTVITALTGRYRYYADIGSGNLHCTTRLHKIFREEYWNPEKEEDRALNLPNFIDIIGLDVQLSNPFEVDTVNSQIMNLILNGKLSEDTDLLDLGMKLKEGKKIKEIPEDESLVIDIIVIVVSLEDDKIQHTLLDEIYKESNKRTRQFPVFAVLTKSDKCNDQKKLEKKKKDIAEEISIDVKKILICKNYHEGQNPDSRDVEILEFLTKLCDPCLKVVKLHKVEVEEEQATSTPIPPTYGCSLM